In Leucoraja erinacea ecotype New England chromosome 28, Leri_hhj_1, whole genome shotgun sequence, the following are encoded in one genomic region:
- the LOC129710708 gene encoding microtubule-associated protein RP/EB family member 1-like — MAINVYFTSSSSENLSRHSMLTWVNDTLQLGYTKIEQLCSGAAYCQFMDMLFPGSIGLKKVRFQVRLEHEYIQNFKLLQASFKKMDVDKIIPVDRLSKGRFQDNFEFLQWFRKFYEANFDGKAYDPVAARQGQEVGPPPGSHPSGFNRPKKTVSTLSAAAGCTQDKKALLRSSSSGTFLARSKAAPKAGGLAGGQGAAHKSGGVGPERSSVAGNGDAHMSELADQVKVLRTELVELERERDFYFGKLRSIEVICQENQQEDDTVVQQVEKVLYSTDDTVSPHEVGSHTSGEAEEY, encoded by the coding sequence ATGGCCATCAATGTTTACTTCACATCTTCCAGCAGTGAGAACCTGAGTCGACACAGCATGTTGACCTGGGTCAACGACACACTTCAGTTGGGTTACACCAAGATCGAGCAGCTGTGCTCGGGCGCAGCCTACTGCCAGTTCATGGACATGCTCTTCCCCGgctccatcggtctgaagaaggtgaGGTTCCAGGTGAGGCTGGAGCACGAGTACATCCAGAACTTCAAGCTGCTTCAGGCCTCCTTCAAGAAGATGGATGTGGACAAAATCATCCCGGTGGACAGGCTGAGCAAGGGCAGGTTTCAGGACAACTTCGAGTTCCTGCAGTGGTTCAGGAAATTCTACGAGGCCAACTTTGACGGCAAGGCCTACGACCCGGTGGCTGCTCGCCAGGGCCAGGAGGTCGGGCCTCCTCCGGGCTCCCACCCCTCTGGATTCAACAGGCCCAAGAAGACAGTGAGCACGCTGAGCGCGGCGGCAGGTTGcacccaggacaagaaggccctCCTCCGCTCCTCATCATCGGGCACCTTCCTGGCGCGCTCCAAGGCAGCCCCGAAGGCCGGCGGGTTGGCGGGGGGGCAGGGGGCGGCGCACAAGAGTGGAGGAGTGGGTCCCGAGAGGTCCAGCGTGGCGGGCAACGGGGACGCGCACATGAGCGAGCTCGCCGACCAGGTGAAGGTCCTGAGGACCGAGCTGGTGGAACTGGAGAGGGAACGGGACTTCTACTTtgggaagctgaggagcatcgaGGTGATCTGCCAGGAGAACCAGCAGGAAGACGACACGGTGGTCCAGCAGGTGGAGAAGGTGCTCTACTCCACCGATGACACCGTCTCTCCGCACGAGGTTGGAAGCCACACATCGGGAGAAGCAGAGGAATATTAA